Genomic segment of Falco cherrug isolate bFalChe1 chromosome 11 unlocalized genomic scaffold, bFalChe1.pri SUPER_11_unloc_3, whole genome shotgun sequence:
tccaccaaCCCACCACCCTCCCAGGCATGCCAGCTGGACCAGACACCCCAACCGGGCACCCAACCTCCAAGCCATGAAGATGCCACCGATGCTCACCTTGAAGCCATGCCAGGTCTCAATCTCATGGAAGAGGGAGTTGCCCGGGCAGTTGGTGTGACCCATCTGGCGGTGGCCACGTAAGGTGTAGTTGGGATGGAGCCGGCCAGTCCTCACGGCGCAGGGCAGGAGATTGTCCCGCACCAGGGCAATGGCATCACGGTCTGGCAAGGTGGTCGAGAAGTCTCCAACGTAGCTGATGCCGTAGCCTTTGGTGTTGTAGCCTTTGGTGTGGGCACCCACCCAGTGCCAACCTCGACCTTGGTACAGGTACCCATCCGACCCCACCACGAAGCTGCAAGCACCCACGGGTCAACCTGAGCCACCCAGGGATGGGTGGTGGGGACCACGGTGGGGTGATGGTGACAGGGTCTCACCTGTAGCCAATGTCATCCCAACCACGGGTGTCCTGGTGGAAGCGTTGCATGGCACGCATGGCACGGGCGCAGGCGGTGAAGGTGCGGCACGGAGTGCTGGGTATGAAGGTGTGATGGATATAGACGGAGCCCAAGGGGAGGGTCAACGGTTTGGGGGTGCCCCGGTAGGGACGGGCACCCCACATGCACCGGGGCATGATGGCTGGGCACGCTGCGAGGGAAGGCAGGTGGTGGAGGAAGGGGACATGCCTGGTCCCATGGGCGGTTGGACCCATGGCAGTGTCCCCTGGGGGTCTTGGGGACATGGAGCATCTGCCCAGCTGAGGGACACCTTGGCCTGGGACATGATGGTGTCCCCCTGAGGTCCCCTCATCTAGGGGTAACTGAGGACATactggtgtccagccaggggACATGgtggtgtccagccagggcaCACAGCGGTGGTGGCCACCATGCCAAGCCACATGTCACCACTGAGCTCTCAAAGCTTGACTCCCCTCGGTGCCACCTACACAGCGGTGCCACCAGAgaccccacccccacccaggGTGCAGCTCTCCACCCACCCTCCCACCcaatttttttttgggggggggacAGAAGATCTGCTCCCACCACCCAGTGCCACCTCCCTACCCACATAGACCTCCGTGAAGTCCCTTGCTGCTTGGCGAGCAATGGCCACCACCTCCTCCGGCTTCACGTCCTCCAGGAGCTCCCGCGTGGgtggcagcacctgcagcaccctcagcatcgccgccacctcctcctccagcttctTCGGTGCCACCAGTGCCCCAAAATCTCGCCGCCGGTAACTGCTGGGTGGTAGCCCCTTCTCCGTGCCGTTGCCTGTCCCATAGTAGCCCCGGAGGAGATCGGCGAGTGGGATGGGTGCTTGGGCCAGCTGGGCACCCAACAGCACCCCATCCATCGCCGCGTTGGCGACGGCATcggggatgggggagggggggtcccAGCAGGGTGTAGTTTTGGGGGTCATTGACATCATCCCAACAGCCGGCGGGTCCCAGCGCCGGCCGGTGGCCACCACTGTCACGGGCCAAGAGGAAGGATGTCCCCAAGGCTTCGGTGATGGTGACGGCGTAGAGCGCATCGACGGGTGGCTCCAGGGTGGGGACAGCCCACCCCAACGCCCGCCTGAGGCCAACCTCGATGCCGGCAAGGAGGGGTCCCAGGGTGACGGTGGAGCCGTCGGGTGCCAGCACCGCGCCGCGCTCGGGCGCTGTGGTGTCGTGGTGGAGGAGTTGGGTGAAGAGCAGCCACTGCTCGCGGCTGAGCATTGGTGGAGCTGGTGGGACAGTGGGTGGGTGGCCCAGCACTGCGCGGCACCCCGGGGTGCTGCAGGCACCCAGTGCCCGCGCCAGCTCCGGCACGACGCCGGTGAAGCCGCGGCTGGTTGACTCCAGGGCTTCCACCATCTCCACCACGGAGTCCATGTGGCGCGGTGGGAGACCTGCAACGGGGGACAGGGGGACCTGcaggggcacccatgggtgcaggGGGTGGCTGGAGTGtcctggggtgggtgggggggcttggggtggggggatgtgCCCGAAACAGGGGGGATGCACCCAAACTTTGGGGGGATGCACCCAAAACAGGGAGGATGCACCCAAAAAACAGGGGGAATGCACCCAAAATGGGAGGGAAAGCacccagaaaaaggaaaatgcaccCAAAACTGGATGAATGCAGCTGAAACTGGGTGCAAGCACccaaaacaaaagctaaaatTGGGGTGAAAGCACACAAAACTGAGTGAATGCACCCAAAATGGGAGGGAAAGCACCCAAAACTGGGTGAAAGCACCCAAAACTGGGCAAATGCACCTAAAATTGGGTGAAAGCACCCAAAACTGGAGGGAAAGCACCCAAAACTGGGTGAAAGCACCTAAAACCGGGTGAAAGCACCCAAAACCGGGtgaaaacaccccaaaacaaggcaaaaacccccaaaatcagGACGACCgcacctgctgccagcacccagaaCCCAAATCCCCCCAAAACTGGGtgcagcccccacccccgccccacccACGTGGGCACGAATTTGGGCTCAAATCGCCCTaattaggggggaaaaaaccaaccaactgGAGGGATTTTGGCTCGAAAACGGGCTCGGAGAAGCCACTGCGGTTGGCACATGTGTGGTGGTGTGTTGGAGCGTGTTGTGGCATGTCGCTGCACCTCGGGGTGCGTCGTGATGTATTGTGGTATGTGGTGATGTGTTACGGCATGTTGTGGCATGTCGTGGCATGTTGTGGTATGTTATAGGGTGTTGTGGGGTGTTGCCTTGGCGTGtcgtggtgtgctgtggtatGTTATGTGATGTCGTGATGTGTCGTGGCGTGTTGTGGTATGTTATGGGGTGTTGCGGGGTGTTGCCATGGCGTGTCATGGCATGTCGTGGTATGTTACAGGGTGTTGTGGGGTGTTGCCGTGGCGTGTTGCAGTATGTAACGGGGTGTTGTGGGGTGTTGTTGTGACGTGTCGCGGCGTGTCGTGGTATGTTACCGGGTGTTGTGGGGTGTTGCCGTGGCGTGTTGCAGTATGTAACGGGGTGTTGTGGGGTGTTGTTGTGACGTGTCGCGGCGTGTCGTGGTATGTTATGGGGTGTTGTGGGGTGTTGCCGTGGCGTGTTGCAGTATGTAACGGGGTGTTGTGGGGTGTTGTTGTGAAGTGTCGCGGCGTGTCGTGGTATGTTATGGGGTGTTGTGGGGTGTTGCCGTGGCGTGTTGTGGCGTGCCGCGGTATGTTACAGGGTGTTGCCGTGGGGCGTGTCGCGGTGTGGCGTGGGGTGTGCCTACCTGCGGTGTGCTGGGCGCAGAGGCTCAGCACCAGGAGCCAGGGGATCGTGGTGCAGGACATGGCCCCCGTCGCGGTGTCCCGTGTTGCGGCCGCGCTGGACTTTGTCCCTGCACCCAGGCCCCGATGTcaccgggggtgggggggacacggggCGGGGCAGGGTGGCACATGTGTGTGTGGTGTCAGTGCTTCCAGCGGGGCAGCACACATGTGTTTGGGGGGGGTAacacggggagggggggggggggaggggctaCACACGTGTGCATGCGTGTGCGCATGTGCatatgtacatgtgtgtgcattGCATGTGCACGGGGTGCGTGTGCAGACATATGGTGCATGGAGGGTTGTGCGTGCATACGTGTGCACACATGTGTACACGTGGTTGGGGGGTGCACAGGGTGTGTGCATGCGCTCTTGCATGCGTGCAAACACGTGTGAGCCCATGGCATTGCCATGTGTGCCCATGGCATTGGCATGTGTGTGCAGGCAAAGGATACAtgtgtgcacacgtgtgtgcatgtgcatgcagAGGGGTGTGTGTGCCACAAGGGGGGTGGCATGGTCAAGGGGTggcagctgggggaggggacagtggggacaggGTGGTGGCATCTGGGGGGACAGTGGTGACAGGGAGGTGGCACCTGTGGGGGGACAGTGGGGTGGCATCTGGGGGGACATTGGGGACCAGGGGGGTGGCACCtggggggacagggaggtgacAAAGTGGTGGCACCCTGGGACAATGTCCCCAGGACACACGTTGCCACAAAGCCACCAGGCTGCGCGCGATGCCACCCGTCGTGGGGACACGTGACACGGTGGTGCCACCCAACCTTTGCCCTGTCCCCAGGCGGCGGGTGCCATGGCGGTGGCCTGGGCGCTGTGTcccctgggggtgctggccgtcatcaccctgctgctggccctgctgctgcggTGGCTTTGGGATGTCGTGGTCACTGTCACCCGCTTCGGAGCCACCTGCCACCAACTGCGCCGCTTCCCCCGGCCGccatggcagagctggctgctgggtCACACTGGCATGGTGAGGGGACAGCGGCGGGGACAACGGGGTGGCACCTGGAGGGGAGTGGGGACAGGGGGGTGGCACCTCAAAGGGAAAGCGGGGACGGGGGGGGGTGGCACCTGGGGCGACACTGGGGACAGTGGGGGGACAGTGGTGACAGGTTGGTGGCACCCGGGGGGGACATTTGGGACAGGGGGGTGGCATCTTGGGGGGACAGTGGTGAAAGGGGGGGGGCTCCTCagggggacagtggggacaggGGGTGGCACCTGGGtgggggacagtggggacagCGGGGGTGGCATCTGGGGGGACATTGGGGACAGGGGGGTGGCATCTGGGtgggggacagtggggacagCGGGGTGGCATCTGGGGGGACATTGGGGACAGGGGGGTGGCATCTGGGtgggggacagtggggacagCGGGGTGGCATCTGGGGGGACATTGGGGACAGGGGGGTGGCACCTTggggggacagtggggacagCGGGGGTGGCATCTGGGGGGACATTGGGGACAGGGGGGTGGCATCTGGGtgggggacagtggggacagCGGGGGTGGCATCTGGGGGGACAGTGGGGAGAGGGTGGTGGCGTCTGGGTGGGGGACAGTGGGGTGGCATCTGGGTGGACATTGGGGACAGGGGGGTGGCATCTGGGtgggggacagtggggacagCGGGGTGGCATCTGGGGGGACAGTGGGGAGAGGGTGGTGGCGTCTGGGtgggggacagtggggacagCGGGGTGGCATCTGGGTGGACATTGGTGACAGGGGGGTGGCACCTTggggggacagtggggacagCGGGGTGGCATCTGGGGGGACATTGGGGACAGGGGGGTGGCGTCTGGGTGGGGGACGGTGGGGACAGCGGGGGTGGCATCTGGGGGGACAGTGGGGAGAGGGTGGTGGCGTCTGGGtgggggacagtggggacagCGGGGGTGGCATCTGGGTGGACATTGGTGACAGGGGGGTGGCACCTTGGGGGGAGAGTGGGGACAGCGGGGTGGCACCTGGGGGGGATGGTGACAGTGGGGACAGCGTGGGTAGCAGCTGGGGGGGACATTGGTGACAGGGGGTGGCACCTCAggggggcagtggggacagCGGGGTGGCACCTGGGGGGGACAGGTGGGACATGTTGGTAGCATCTGgtgggaaaagcaaagagaggGTGGTGGCACCTAGGACAGGGGACAGTGGGGCCAGGGCGGTGGCACTGagggggacagtggggacaggGTGGTGGAACCTAGGAtgggggacagtggggacaggGTGCCACCACATAAGTTCTTAGCGACCCCAGGTCCATCTGTGAACCCAAGCTGAGACTGTCCCCAAGGCTGGCCGTGACCTGGGGACACCCCTGTCCCCACGGCCCTGGGGACAAGGGTGTCCCCAAGGCTGTCACTGAGCTGCGCGGTGCCACAGGGGAAGAGCACGgaggaggggctgcagcaggtggaTGAGTTGGTGGCCCAGTATTgtcactgctgcctgtggtggctcCTGCCGTGGTTGCCCATCCTGCGCTTCTtccaccccagcaccctccGCCCCATCCTGATGGCCCCAGGTAGGACACAAGGGCCACCAACCCACCCTGAGGGTCCCCATGGTCACCCCAGGGCCAGCCCAGGGAGCACCCAAATACCCAATGGTGGCCACCAACCTGTCCTTGAGGGCCACCTCTGGGTGTCACCATGGCCAAATACCCAAGGGTGGCCACCAACCTGTCCTTGAGGGCCACCTCCAGGTGTCACCATGGCCACCCCAGTGGCCTGGTGGCACCCAAACTCCCATCCTGAGGTGGTTATGGGTGCAGACAGGGGGTCCCCTCTCCCTagcctcgcccccccccccccccttgcctGCCCCTCAGGGGACCCGATGCCACCCTGGTGCCACCTGTCACCATCTCCTGCTCACCTCCCTCACAGCATCCGTCGCCCCCAAGGACCAGCTCTTCTACGGCTTCCTCAAGCCCTGGCTGGGTGAGTGGTGCCGGGGGAGGTGGGTGGGacggggtgggggaggggcagcacccatgggtgccccccGATGGAGCCGGGTGACCTCCCCCAGGTGATGGGCTCCTGCTGAGCGCCGGGAAGAAGTGGGCTCAGCACCGGCGCCTGCTGGCACCCGCCTTCCACCGGGATGTCCTCAAACCTTACGTGGCCATCTTCAACCGGAGCACCCACGTCATGCACGTGAGCAcccatccccctgcccctcctcccccaTGCCCCAGCCCTCCTCCGGCacccatccccctccccccccaggcCAAGtggcgggcggcggcggaggcggTGGGGGGCACAGTGGcgctggaggtgctggagcagctcagcctCCTCACCCTGGACACCCTCCAGAAGTGCATCTTCAGCCATGAAAGCCACTGCCAGGAGTGAGTGTCACCGTcaccctgtgtccccccccagggacccccacaCTGTCCCCATCACCCCTTACCAGGGTCACACACAAGGGACCCCCCCTGACCCTGGTGCTGTCCCTTGCTGGTGTCTCCTGCCCTGGTTGGGTCCCCCCTGGGCTTTGTACCCATCAAGTTGTACCCATCAAGGTCCCCATCACCCCAACattgtccccccaccccaactcTGTCCCTCCTAGGGTCACCCCATCTTCCCCCCATCAGGGTGTCCCCCCCTCGGGCTCTGAGTCCCCCCATGTGTCACCAAACATCCTCATGGGGAGGGGACCTTCCACCACCTCATGTCCCTGCTGAAGCTCACCACGGCCAGGGGGGTGGTGGCCCTCGGTGGCCCCTGGTGGCCACCCCCAGCGGTGCCCAGTGccccccaggcagcccagcGAGTACATCAAGGCCATCATGGAGCTGAGCACCTTGGTGGTGAGACGCCAGCGCCACCCGCTCCATCACCCAACGTGGCTCTACCACCTCTCGGCTGACGGGCGCCGCTTTGCCCGGGCCTGCGCCACCGTGCACAGCTTCACCGCTGCTGTGGTGCAGCGGCGGCGCCAGGCCCTCGAGCGCCTTGGCCACCAAGCCTGGCTGGAGAGCCACCAGGGACGGAGCATGGACTTCATTGACCTTCTCCTGCTTGCTAAGGTCATGCCGCAGCAAGATGGTGTGGCcatgggcagggctggccaTAGGGTGGTGGCAATAGTGGGATGGTGGTGGCCAAGCGGATGGTGATGGCCATGGGAAAGTTTGGTCATAGAGTGGTGGTCATCACAGGATGGTGGTGGCCAAGGGAAAGGTTGGCCATAGGGTGGTGGCCATAGTGGGATGGTGGTGGCCATGGGAAAGGTTGGCCATAGGGTGGTGGTCATCATGGGATGGTGGTGGCCAAGGGAAAGGTTGGCCATAGGGTGGTGGTCATCATGGGATGGTGGTGGCCAAGGGAAAGGTTGGCCATAGGGTGGTGGCCATAGTGGGGGGGTGGTGGCCAAGGGGTTGGTGGTGGCCATGGGGAGGGTTGGCCGTAGGGTGGTGGTTGTCATGGGATGGTGGTGGTCAAAGGAAAGGTTGGCCATAGGGAGGTGGCTACAGTAGGATGGTGGTGGCCAAGGGGATGGTGGTGGCCATGGGGAGGGTTGGCCATAGGGTGGTGGCTCCAGGGGACATCTTGACTGCCACGGTCCCCCTGGCAGGACGAGGACGGCAACCCCCTGTCGGATGAGGACATCTCGGCGGAGGCCAACACCTTCATGTTTGAGGGTGAGGAAGAGCCACCAGGTGCCATCGGAGGTGGGGGACAGGCATGTCCCCAGGCTCAGCCCTTGTCCCCTCAGGCCACGACACGACGGCCAGTGGCTTGGCGTGGCTGCTCTACAACCTGGCctgccacccccaccaccaGGAGCGGTGCCGCCAGGAGGTCCACGAGCTCCTCAAGGGCAGGGATGTGCAGGACATTGAATGGTGAGATGTCCCCAAGTGACGTCCCCTGACCAGCCAGCTTGGGGACCCCGGTGCCACCGTGTGTCCCCCCCTCCAGGGAGGACCTGTCCCACCTGCCCTTCACCACCATGTGCATCAAGGAGAGCCTCCGCCTGCACCCCCCTGTCACCGCCGTGTCGCGGTGCTGCACCAAGGATGTCACCCTGCACGATGGACGCATCATCCCCAAGGGTACAGCTCGCCCAGGGCATGGggtgtccccagtgtccccgtCCCTCCTTGTCCCCTGTCCCTAAGGTGGCTGTTTCTATCCCACCAGGGGTCATCTGCCTGATGAGCATCTACGGGACCCACCACAACCCCGACGTCTGGCCCGAGCCCCAGGTGGAGCCACCTGGTCCTGGTGGCACCAGGGATTGtcaccatgggcagggacaacTGTGTGACGATGTCTATGTCATCCCAGGTCTACAACCCATTGAGGTTCAGCCCGGAGAACAGCAAGGAACGGTCCCCGTTGGCCTTCATCCCCTTTTCCGCTGGTCCCAGGTAAGATGTGGTGGGAACGCAAGTGTCCCCATGTGTcacctcccccagcctgcttggCTTCGAGGTGGGGTGGTTGTCCCCAAGCCATGCCATCACGGGGACAACACCACCCCCCTGATTTGGGGAGGTTCCACCATCTGCTCCACCACCTTGATCATCACGGGGACAACACCGTCCCCCTGGTTTGGGGAGGTTCTACCATCTGCTCCACCACCttgatggggggtggggtggggtctGCTGTCCCCCCTGGGGAGGTGACAGAGGGAACGTGGTGGCAGGAACTGCATCGGGCAGAGCTTCGCCATGGCCGAGCTGAAGGTGGTGGTGGCACTGACGGTGACACGCTTCGCTGTCCGGCTGGACACGGGGCGGCCACCGCGGCGCAAGACCGAGCTCATCCTCCGCGCCGAGGAcgggctctggctgctgctggagccactGCCAGGGGTGGCCTGAGGGACACGGGACAACCCGCATGATGGGTGGCCTGTCCCAATGAGGAGCGGTGAATAAATGGTGGCACCAAGGGGACGGTGTCGTGGTGGTGGGGGTGTTGGGGAGGATGGGTTGTCCTCCATCAGGTGTCACCTCCGTGCCACATGTGACCATCCTGGCATGGTGATGTCCTCCTGGGCCACATGTCACCACCCATGGTCGTGTCCCGTCATGCCACATGTCACTGTCCATGAATGTGTCTCCCCATGCCACATGTCACCATCCATGGACAAGTCCTCCTGGGCCACATATCACCATCCATGGTCATgtcctcctggactgtgtgtAACCACCCATGGTGATGTCCTCCTGGGCCACATGTCACCATCCATGGACATGTCCCCTGGGCCGCATGTTGCTGTCCATGGATGCATCTCCCCATGCCACATGTCACCATCCATGAACATGTTCTCCTGGGCCACACGTCACCAAGCATGGACGTGTCCGCCTGGACCACTTGTCACCACCCATGGTCATGTCCTCCTGGGCCACATGTCACCATCCATGGACATGCCTCCCCATGCCACATGTCACTGTCCATGAACTTGTCCCATCATACTACATGTCACTGTCCTGGCACGGAGATACATGTGACACGCCCCCCTCCAACCCCCCAGGTCACGGCAGGGGCGGGGAGGCAGCACAGGCGCTGTGTGGGCCTAGCCATGGCGGGGCAGGCGTGGCCAGAGTGAGGGTGGGAGTGGCCATGACAGGATAGGCATAACTTCGGACCACTGGGTGTGACCGCAGCCGGGTGGGCGTAGCCAGAGCGGCGTTAGGCGTGGCCGTGACCATAGCCGGATGGGCTCGGCTAGAGCGGGAGTGGGCGTGCCCAGAGCCGGGTGGGCGTGGCCAGAGAGGGGGTGGGCGTGGCCATGACCGGGTGGCCATAACCACAGCCGGGTGGGCGTGGCCATAGCCAGATGGGCTCGGCTAGAGTGGGGGTGGGCGTGAGCACAGCCGAGTGGGTGTGTCCAGGGCGGGGGTGGGCGTGGCTATAACCGGATGGGCTCGGCTAGAGCGGGGGTGGGCGCGAGCACAGCCGAGTGGGCGTGTCCAGAGAGGGGGTGGGCGTGGCCATAACCGGGTGGGCTCGGCTAGAGCGGGGATGGGCGTGAGCACAGCCGGGTGGGCGTGGCCAGAGGGGGTGGGCGTGGTCATGACCGGTTGGGCATAACCACAGCCGCGTGGGCATGGCCAGGGCAGAGTAGGCGTGCCCAGAGCCGGGTGGGCGTGCCCACGCAGTGCCTTCCCGTCACGTGATGCAGGTGGCGAAGCCGCCCTGAGGCGGCGCCATGGCGGCCCCGTCCGGTGAGCGGCTCCGGAGGCTGCGGGGGGGGCCCGGGACGGGGGAAGGGGTCGGCCCCGTCCGGTGAGCGGCCCGGGGGGCGCGGGCTGGGCCGGTGCTGCCCCGCGGGGCCTCCGCTCCCCCCCCGGTAACGGCCGTTTCCCCTCAGAAACCGAGCGGCTGCTGGGCCGCGGGCCCGGTTACGGCACGGCGGAGGCCCCGGCGGtggcggaggaggaggagctgcGCCGCCGCCTCAAGTATTTCTTCATGAGCCCCTGCGACAAGTACCGGGCCCGCGGGCGGCGGCCTGtgaagctggggctgcagctggccaAGATCCTCCTGGTCACCGTCCAGGTGCGGGGACACCGGGGGGTGGGGACACCGGGAGGGGGGGTGCGACGCTGGGGCGGGGTGGCCCTGGGGAATGTGGACACCAAGGGGGGGGGTGGCCCTGGGGAACGGTGACACTGGGCGCTGGGGCATGGGGACACCGGGGGGGAGGTGACACTGGGCAGCGAGTGGCCCTGGGGCACAGTGGCACCGGGGCATGGGGACACCGTGGCGAGGGGGTGGCCCAGGGAACGGGTGGCTCTGGGGAATGGTGACACTGGGCACCAGGACATGGGGACACTGCgggggggaggtggccctgccgACGGGTGGCCCTGGGGAACGGTGACACTGGGCACCGGGGCATGGGGACATCACAGAGGGATGGTCCTGGGGAACAGTGACACTGGGCACCAGGgcatggggacactgggggggGTGGCACTGGGATACCAGGGGGGAGGGGGTGACACTGGGGAATGGTGACAGCGGGCACCGGGGCATGGGGACAGGATCCCctgggacatggggacagcagggagggggagcCCAGGGTGGTACTGAGTGGcagagggacatggggacatgaCACGTTGGGGGGGACAATGACACGGGGGCTCTGAGCACT
This window contains:
- the LOC102045845 gene encoding ultra-long-chain fatty acid omega-hydroxylase isoform X1; translated protein: MAVAWALCPLGVLAVITLLLALLLRWLWDVVVTVTRFGATCHQLRRFPRPPWQSWLLGHTGMGKSTEEGLQQVDELVAQYCHCCLWWLLPWLPILRFFHPSTLRPILMAPASVAPKDQLFYGFLKPWLGDGLLLSAGKKWAQHRRLLAPAFHRDVLKPYVAIFNRSTHVMHAKWRAAAEAVGGTVALEVLEQLSLLTLDTLQKCIFSHESHCQDSPRPGGWWPSVAPGGHPQRCPVPPRQPSEYIKAIMELSTLVVRRQRHPLHHPTWLYHLSADGRRFARACATVHSFTAAVVQRRRQALERLGHQAWLESHQGRSMDFIDLLLLAKDEDGNPLSDEDISAEANTFMFEGHDTTASGLAWLLYNLACHPHHQERCRQEVHELLKGRDVQDIEWEDLSHLPFTTMCIKESLRLHPPVTAVSRCCTKDVTLHDGRIIPKGVICLMSIYGTHHNPDVWPEPQVYNPLRFSPENSKERSPLAFIPFSAGPRNCIGQSFAMAELKVVVALTVTRFAVRLDTGRPPRRKTELILRAEDGLWLLLEPLPGVA
- the PGLYRP2 gene encoding LOW QUALITY PROTEIN: N-acetylmuramoyl-L-alanine amidase (The sequence of the model RefSeq protein was modified relative to this genomic sequence to represent the inferred CDS: deleted 1 base in 1 codon), encoding MSCTTIPWLLVLSLCAQHTAGLPPRHMDSVVEMVEALESTSRGFTGVVPELARALGACSTPGCRAVLGHPPTVPPAPPMLSREQWLLFTQLLHHDTTAPERGAVLAPDGSTVTLGPLLAGIEVGLRRALGWAVPTLEPPVDALYAVTITEALGTSFLLARDSGGHRPALGPAGCWDDVNDPQNYTLLGPPSPIPDAVANAAMDGVLLGAQLAQAPIPLADLLRGYYGTGNGTEKGLPPSSYRRRDFGALVAPKKLEEEVAAMLRVLQVLPPTRELLEDVKPEEVVAIARQAARDFTEVYVACPAIMPRCMWGARPYRGTPKPLTLPLGSVYIHHTFIPSTPCRTFTACARAMRAMQRFHQDTRGWDDIGYSFVVGSDGYLYQGRGWHWVGAHTKGYNTKGYGISYVGDFSTTLPDRDAIALVRDNLLPCAVRTGRLHPNYTLRGHRQMGHTNCPGNSLFHEIETWHGFK
- the LOC102045845 gene encoding ultra-long-chain fatty acid omega-hydroxylase isoform X2, which produces MAVAWALCPLGVLAVITLLLALLLRWLWDVVVTVTRFGATCHQLRRFPRPPWQSWLLGHTGMGKSTEEGLQQVDELVAQYCHCCLWWLLPWLPILRFFHPSTLRPILMAPASVAPKDQLFYGFLKPWLGDGLLLSAGKKWAQHRRLLAPAFHRDVLKPYVAIFNRSTHVMHAKWRAAAEAVGGTVALEVLEQLSLLTLDTLQKCIFSHESHCQEQPSEYIKAIMELSTLVVRRQRHPLHHPTWLYHLSADGRRFARACATVHSFTAAVVQRRRQALERLGHQAWLESHQGRSMDFIDLLLLAKDEDGNPLSDEDISAEANTFMFEGHDTTASGLAWLLYNLACHPHHQERCRQEVHELLKGRDVQDIEWEDLSHLPFTTMCIKESLRLHPPVTAVSRCCTKDVTLHDGRIIPKGVICLMSIYGTHHNPDVWPEPQVYNPLRFSPENSKERSPLAFIPFSAGPRNCIGQSFAMAELKVVVALTVTRFAVRLDTGRPPRRKTELILRAEDGLWLLLEPLPGVA